A window from Vulpes vulpes isolate BD-2025 chromosome 9, VulVul3, whole genome shotgun sequence encodes these proteins:
- the HAND2 gene encoding heart- and neural crest derivatives-expressed protein 2 — protein sequence MSLVGGFPHHPVVHHEGYPFAAAAAAAAAAAASRCSHEENPYFHGWLIGHPEMSPPDYSMALSYSPEYASGAAGLDHSHYGGVPPGAGPPGLGGPRPVKRRGTANRKERRRTQSINSAFAELRECIPNVPADTKLSKIKTLRLATSYIAYLMDLLAKDDQNGEAEAFKAEIKKTDVKEEKRKKELNEILKSTVSSNDKKTKGRTGWPQHVWALELKQ from the exons ATGAGTCTGGTGGGGGGCTTCCCCCACCACCCGGTGGTGCACCATGAGGGCTACCCgttcgccgccgccgccgccgccgccgccgccgccgccgccagccgcTGCAGCCACGAGGAGAACCCCTACTTCCATGGCTGGCTCATCGGCCACCCCGAGATGTCGCCCCCCGACTACAGCATGGCCCTGTCCTACAGCCCCGAGTACGCCAGCGGCGCCGCCGGCCTGGACCACTCCCATTACGGGGGGGTGCCGCCGGGCGCCGGGCCCCCGGGCCTAGGGGGGCCGCGCCCGGTGAAGCGCCGGGGCACCGCTAACCGCAAGGAGAGGCGCAGGACTCAGAGCATCAACAGCGCCTTCGCCGAACTGCGCGAGTGTATCCCCAACGTGCCCGCCGACACCAAACTCTCCAAGATCAAGACGCTGCGCTTGGCCACCAGCTACATCGCCTACCTCATGGACCTGCTGGCCAAGGACGACCAGAATGGCGAGGCGGAGGCCTTCAAGGCGGAGATCAAGAAGACAGATgtgaaggaggagaagaggaagaaggagctg AACGAAATCTTGAAAAGCACAGTAAGCAGCAACGACAAGAAAACCAAAGGCCGGACGGGCTGGCCGCAGCATGTCTGGGCCCTGGAGCTCAAgcaatga